The genomic window TTTTAAAAATGCGTTTGGAGAAGATTTTCATAGTTTTTACTTAGAAGATTGGATTTATAAAGAAGATTATGCTTTGGAAACTTTAACGAAGCATTTCCAAACGAATTCCTTAAAAGGATTTGGTGTTGAGGAATTAAAAGAAGGAATTATTGCTTCTGGTGCCATTTTGTATTACTTATCAGAAACACAGCATAACCGTGTGCAGCATATTACAGCGATTCAGCGTATTGCTGAAGATGCGTACGTTTGGATGGATCGCTTTACGATTAGAAACTTAGAGTTGTATCACAGCTATAACCCAAATGCAGTTACACTTTTGGATGTTATCGATAAAACGCTTTCTCCAATGGGAGGGCGTTTATTGAAGCGTTGGTTGGCTTTGCCATTGAAAGATGCGAACAAGGTAAAAAGCAGACATGAGGTTGTGGCTTATTTGAAATCTAATCCTGAAATTCTGCATAATATCCAATATCAGATTAAACAGATTTCAGATTTAGAACGTTTGATTTCTAAAATTGCTGCAGGAAAAGTTTCTCCTCGTGAAATCGTGTATTTAAAGGAATCTTTGGATGCCATTATTCCAATTAAAACTCTTGCGTTAGAAAGTCCACAAGAAGCGGTAAAAGTTATTGGAGACAGTTTGCATGCTTGTGATTTGCTTCGCGAAAAAATTAAGACTACACTAAATCAAGATGCTCCAGTTGCCATTTCAAAAGGAAATGCCATTGCGAGCGGAATAAATGAGGAACTGGATGAACTTCGTGCGATTTCGACTTCAGGAAAAGAATTTTTAGAAGGAATTGAAAAAAGAGAATCTGAAAGAACAGGGATTTCTTCACTGAAAATTTCGTTTAATAATGTTTTCGGATATTATATCGAAGTTAGAAACACCCATAAAGATAAAGTTCCAGAAGAATGGATTCGTAAACAGACTTTGGTAAATGCGGAGCGTTATATTACCGAAGAATTAAAAGAATACGAAACTAAAATCTTAGGAGCTGAAGAAAAGATCTATAAAATAGAAAGCGAGCTTTTTGAGCAATTAGTAGCTTGGATTTCTACTTATATCAAACCTGTTCAAATGAACGCGTATTTGGTTGCGCAATTGGATTGTTTGTGTTCGTTTACGCAGATGGCTGTCGAAAATCAATATGTGCAGCCTGAAATCGATGAGACATTCGAATTGGATATCAAAAATGGAAGACACCCTGTAATTGAAAAACAATTGCCAGTTGGAACGCCGTATATCGCCAATGATGTTTTCTTAGATAGAGAAACGCAGCAGATTATTATGATTACCGGACCTAATATGTCGGGTAAGTCGGCTATTTTAAGACAAACGGCTTTGATTGTGCTTCTGGCTCAAATGGGAAGTTTTGTTCCTGCTGATAGTGTTAGAATGGGAATTGTAGATAAGATTTTTACCAGAGTAGGAGCTTCAGACAATATTTCGATGGGAGAATCTACTTTTATGGTAGAAATGAATGAAACAGCTTCTATTTTGAATAACATATCGGATAGAAGTTTGGTATTGTTAGATGAGATTGGAAGAGGAACCAGTACTTATGACGGA from Flavobacterium sp. KACC 22763 includes these protein-coding regions:
- the mutS gene encoding DNA mismatch repair protein MutS, which translates into the protein MAAKEKVVKETPLMKQYNEIKAKYPDACLLFRVGDFYETFGEDAIRASKILGITLTKRGAGSDTETALAGFPHHSVNTYLPKLVKAGLRVAICDQLEDPKMTKTIVKRGVTELVTPGVSLNDEVLQSKSNNFLASVFFANKNIGISFLDVSTGEFLTAQGNAEYIDKLLQNFNPSEVLVPKNNKGDFKNAFGEDFHSFYLEDWIYKEDYALETLTKHFQTNSLKGFGVEELKEGIIASGAILYYLSETQHNRVQHITAIQRIAEDAYVWMDRFTIRNLELYHSYNPNAVTLLDVIDKTLSPMGGRLLKRWLALPLKDANKVKSRHEVVAYLKSNPEILHNIQYQIKQISDLERLISKIAAGKVSPREIVYLKESLDAIIPIKTLALESPQEAVKVIGDSLHACDLLREKIKTTLNQDAPVAISKGNAIASGINEELDELRAISTSGKEFLEGIEKRESERTGISSLKISFNNVFGYYIEVRNTHKDKVPEEWIRKQTLVNAERYITEELKEYETKILGAEEKIYKIESELFEQLVAWISTYIKPVQMNAYLVAQLDCLCSFTQMAVENQYVQPEIDETFELDIKNGRHPVIEKQLPVGTPYIANDVFLDRETQQIIMITGPNMSGKSAILRQTALIVLLAQMGSFVPADSVRMGIVDKIFTRVGASDNISMGESTFMVEMNETASILNNISDRSLVLLDEIGRGTSTYDGISIAWAIAEFLHEHPGRAKTLFATHYHELNEMTESMPRIQNFNVAVKELKDTVLFVRKLVKGGSAHSFGIHVAKMAGMPQLVISKAQKLLKKLEKNHSSDALNGIKSANEEMQMSFFNLDDPLLEEIKEEILNLDINAITPVEALMKLNEIKRMLVKK